A single genomic interval of Helianthus annuus cultivar XRQ/B chromosome 13, HanXRQr2.0-SUNRISE, whole genome shotgun sequence harbors:
- the LOC110899665 gene encoding uncharacterized protein LOC110899665, giving the protein MYSKLKERNTEIDVSSLIVEELQHEHPLTLVDLQLMHRDYIEDDDEYNDNDLIMTQNFHCTCNRCGRRIDWYHRYYYKCSILSCNYSLHKFCEEIPTTLKFQGHPAHTLFLVRTTHDEKCHACFKYRDGIGYHCSACSYAIDLLCATFVEQHTIHHPIHPHPLISISVEPILSKCFACGKKHEGHFYQCTTCFNFLIHFDCLSLPIKLSLQTQNFSHRHLLTLSYSFLDQLYDCECRICGVELENDHSIYKCSRCMYYVHADCATQKIEPFMFVFLPGLGKTKKNFKDVDHPELLHLPLDDESHVLSHQFKGETCEQDIDSFLHDHPLVLIHDEINKDKITSLHDPMKRIKLLCNVCSRPITKMPF; this is encoded by the exons ATGTATAGTAAACTGAAAGAAAGAAACACCGAAATTGATGTAAGCAGCCTAATCGTAGAAGAGCTTCAACATGAGCATCCACTCACGCTGGTAGATTTGCAATTGATGCATCGAGACTACATAGAAGACGATGACGAATATAATGACAATGATTTGATCATGACGCAAAACTTCCACTGCACATGTAACAGGTGTGGCAGACGTATAGACTGGTACCACCGTTATTACTACAAGTGTAGCATATTGTCATGTAATTACTCCCTTCACAAGTTTTGTGAAGAAATTCCAACAACCTTAAAATTCCAAGGTCACCCTGCTCATACTCttttccttgtaagaacaacacATGATGAGAAATGTCACGCTTGTTTCAAATATCGAGATGGCATTGGTTATCATTGCTCAGCATGTTCTTATGCAATTGATCTGCTTTGTGCCACATTCGTGGAGCAACACACGATCCATCACCCTATCCACCCACACCCATTGATCTCTATTAGTGTTGAACCTATTTTGAGCAAGTGTTTTGCATGTGGGAAGAAACATGAAGGACATTTCTATCAGTGCACCACTTGTTTTAACTTCTTAATACATTTTGATTGTCTTTCCCTTCCCATAAAGTTATCACTTCAAACTCAAAATTTTAGCCACCGTCACTTGCTCACCCTTTCATATTCGTTTTTGGATCAACTATACGACTGCGAATGTAGGATTTGTGGTGTGGAATTAGAAAATGATCATTCGATTTACAAGTGCAGTAGATGCATGTACTATGTTCACGCAGACTGTGCAACGCAAAAGATAGAGCCTTTCATGTTTGTCTTCTTACCAG GCTTaggaaaaacaaaaaagaattttAAAGATGTTGATCATCCCGAACTTCTTCACTTGCCACTGGATGATGAATCACATGTCTTGTCACATCAATTTAAAGGCGAGACTTGTGAGCAAGATATTGATTCTTTTCTACATGACCATCCGTTAGTCCTAATACATGACGAAATAAATAAAGATAAAATCACCTCTCTTCACGATCCAATGAAGAGGATTAAACTATTATGCAATGTTTGTTCAAGACCAATTACAAAGATGCCATTTTAG